A stretch of Pseudorhodobacter turbinis DNA encodes these proteins:
- a CDS encoding IS3 family transposase (programmed frameshift) produces the protein MKMTRYSEPQILAILRQAEGGVPVAELCREHGMSNASFYKWRAKYGGMDASMVSQMKAMEEENRRLKRMYADLSMQADLLKEALGKKLTGPSQRREMAETAVERRGVSIALACRAFEVSETCYRYSPKLKDENEVIADLLTGLTDARKTWGFGLCFLHLRNVKGHPWNHKRVYRIYCELELNLRIKPRKRLKREKPDVLAVPNRPNVTWSMDFMADRLGDGRAFRLLNVLDDFNREGLGIEVDFSLPAERVIRSLDRIIEWRGKPGTIRVDNGPEYISETLRKWAEKHSVTIQHIQPGQPQQNAYVERYNRTVRHEWLDQYIIESIEEAQDQATQWLWTYNNDRPNMGIGGITPAMKLKMAA, from the exons ATGAAAATGACCAGATATAGCGAACCCCAGATCCTTGCGATCCTGCGCCAAGCCGAAGGTGGTGTGCCGGTGGCCGAGCTTTGCCGTGAACATGGCATGAGCAATGCGTCGTTTTACAAATGGCGTGCGAAGTATGGTGGCATGGATGCATCCATGGTCAGCCAGATGAAAGCCATGGAGGAAGAGAACCGCAGGCTGAAGCGGATGTATGCAGATCTGAGCATGCAGGCGGACTTATTGAAGGAAGCCCTCGGAAAAAAGT TAACGGGGCCATCTCAGCGCCGCGAGATGGCCGAAACGGCGGTAGAGCGACGGGGCGTCAGCATCGCGCTGGCGTGCCGGGCCTTCGAGGTCAGCGAGACCTGCTATCGTTACAGCCCGAAGCTGAAAGACGAGAACGAGGTGATCGCCGATCTGCTGACAGGGCTGACGGATGCGCGCAAGACTTGGGGATTTGGCCTGTGTTTCCTGCATTTGCGCAACGTGAAGGGGCATCCGTGGAACCACAAGCGGGTCTACCGGATCTACTGTGAGCTGGAACTGAACCTGCGCATCAAGCCGCGCAAGCGGCTGAAACGGGAGAAGCCTGACGTTCTGGCGGTCCCGAACAGACCGAATGTGACCTGGTCCATGGACTTCATGGCGGATCGCCTCGGCGACGGCAGGGCTTTTCGGCTTTTGAATGTGTTGGACGACTTCAACCGCGAAGGGCTGGGGATCGAGGTTGATTTCTCGCTCCCTGCCGAACGGGTCATCCGCAGCCTTGATCGCATTATCGAATGGCGCGGAAAACCGGGCACGATCAGGGTCGACAATGGGCCGGAATATATCAGCGAAACACTGAGAAAATGGGCTGAGAAACATAGTGTTACGATCCAGCACATCCAACCCGGACAGCCCCAGCAGAACGCCTATGTCGAGCGCTACAACCGGACGGTTCGGCATGAATGGCTGGATCAATACATCATCGAAAGCATCGAGGAGGCTCAGGATCAGGCCACACAATGGCTCTGGACATATAACAACGACCGCCCGAACATGGGCATCGGCGGCATCACACCCGCTATGAAACTGAAAATGGCCGCGTAA
- a CDS encoding DUF3489 domain-containing protein: MTQLTKTQILILTAGAQRPGYIAVPLPKRLHGAAAKMAVSKMIERGLLEEVDANIRKGEPLWRETGGGYGTTLRVTNFGQAAIGIVPERGTQINHPPPSDANSAPFAPRMGTKQAQLVALLEAPEGATMKILIAATGWQAHTLRGAMSGALGKRLGLTVTSTKEEGRARIYRIRRNAV, from the coding sequence TCCGGGCTACATTGCTGTGCCGCTGCCAAAGCGTCTGCATGGAGCTGCGGCGAAGATGGCTGTCAGCAAGATGATCGAACGGGGCCTGCTGGAAGAGGTCGATGCCAACATTCGAAAAGGCGAGCCGCTCTGGCGTGAAACCGGGGGTGGTTATGGCACAACCTTGAGGGTGACGAATTTTGGGCAGGCCGCAATCGGAATCGTGCCGGAACGGGGAACTCAAATAAATCACCCTCCGCCCAGCGATGCCAATTCCGCGCCGTTTGCGCCACGCATGGGCACGAAGCAGGCGCAACTGGTTGCACTGCTGGAAGCGCCGGAAGGCGCAACAATGAAGATACTCATCGCCGCCACCGGATGGCAGGCTCACACTTTACGCGGTGCCATGTCAGGGGCGCTGGGCAAGAGACTCGGACTGACCGTGACCTCCACCAAGGAAGAGGGCAGGGCCCGGATCTACCGGATCCGCCGGAATGCTGTGTGA